From Pseudosulfitobacter sp. DSM 107133, a single genomic window includes:
- a CDS encoding DUF6602 domain-containing protein: MAEWSLSQLLSSLHEDIQHRLSTARKSFKHPGTKGDASEAIWIDMLAQYIPERYQVASAHVVDSRGNFSDQIDAVIFDRQYSPFIFTYEEQLIVPAESVYAVFEAKQTADAGLVRYAQDKVASVRNLHRTSLPIPHAGGVYPPKQLIPIIGGLLTFESEWKPPLGASFEKILNEGEDDRRLDIGCVASHGHFLFAEDGRYNLVEGSKPATAFLFALISRLQFSGTVPMIDIDAYGDWLTK; encoded by the coding sequence ATGGCTGAATGGTCGCTATCACAACTTCTATCATCGTTGCACGAGGATATTCAGCATCGGCTGTCAACGGCGCGGAAGTCGTTCAAGCATCCCGGTACAAAAGGGGACGCAAGCGAAGCGATTTGGATCGATATGCTCGCACAGTACATCCCTGAGAGATATCAGGTTGCAAGTGCTCATGTCGTCGATAGCCGGGGAAATTTTAGCGATCAAATTGATGCCGTGATCTTTGACCGTCAATATTCGCCCTTCATTTTCACCTACGAAGAACAGCTCATAGTTCCAGCAGAAAGTGTATACGCTGTTTTTGAGGCCAAGCAGACGGCAGATGCCGGTCTGGTGAGATACGCGCAAGACAAGGTGGCTTCAGTCCGAAATTTGCATCGGACCAGCCTACCAATCCCTCATGCTGGTGGGGTTTATCCGCCAAAACAGCTCATTCCCATCATTGGTGGGCTTCTTACTTTTGAGAGCGAATGGAAACCTCCCCTCGGTGCATCGTTCGAAAAGATCCTCAACGAAGGCGAAGATGATAGGAGGTTGGACATCGGATGCGTTGCCTCTCACGGGCATTTCCTGTTCGCCGAGGATGGGCGATATAACCTTGTTGAGGGGTCAAAACCGGCAACGGCTTTCTTATTTGCACTGATCTCACGGCTCCAGTTCAGCGGCACTGTGCCAATGATCGATATCGATGCCTACGGCGATTGGCTGACCAAGTAG